The genomic DNA GCAGCGCTCGCCCTGGGCATGCGCCCGGTGGCGATCTTCTGGCACATCACCCTGCCCCAGGCCATGCGCACCATCATCCCGCCAAGCGCCAACCAGTTCATCTCGATGCTCAAGGACTCGTCGCTGATTTCGGTGATGGGTGTCTGGGAAGTCATGTTCCTGGCCCAGTCGTATGGGCGCTCAAGCTATCGCTACCTAGAGATGCTGACGACAGCTGCGGTGATCTACTGGGTGCTCTCGATCCTGCTCGAACTGGCCCAGGCCAGGCTGGAGCGGCATTTTGGCAAGGGCTATCAGCGCTAGGTCCAGCGGAACCGAGGGGGGTATTTGAGCTGTGGCGCCCTTGAGAACGAGCGCCATCCGCATCGCAAGGAGCCTGACAACCACCCAAAAAAAGGGGAGCATCCGCTCCCCAGAGGTTAACCGCTTGTAGATGAGGGCTTATGTCAGCCCTCGATCTCGATAAGGATCTCACCCGGAGTCACGCGATCGCCCTTGGCCACGTGGATGGCCACGACCTTGCCGGCGATGGCCGCCTGCACTTCGGTTTCCATCTTCATTGCTTCGGTGATCAGCACTGCCTGGCCAGCCTTGACTGTGTCGCCTTCCTTGACCAGTACATCGACGATGTTGCCCGGCATGGTGGTGCTGACGTGGCCTGGCGCACTGGCCTGCTTGCGCTTGCTGCTGCCGCCGCCAACAAACTCGTTGAGGGGCTCGAACACCACTTCTTCTGGCATGCCGTCGATCGACAGGTAGAAGTGGCGCTTGCCTTCGGCCTTGACGCCCACACCGGTGATGTCGACGCGGTAGGTTTCACCGTGCACGTCGATTACGAACTCGGTTGGCACACCTTCACCACCCGGGGCGGCGACTGCACCGGCTTCCGGGATCGGCAGCAGCGCTTCGGGGGTCAGGGTGCCGGCTTCACGCTCTTCGAGGAACTTACGGCCAATGTCCGGGAACATGGCGAAGGTGAGCACATCTTCCTCGCTGTGCGCCAAGGCGCCGATGTCGGCACGCAGTTTGGTCATTTCCGGCTTGAGAAGATCGGCCGGGCGCACATCGATCACGTCTTCGCTGCCGATCGCCTGGCGGCGCAGTTGCTCATTGACCACGCCCGGCGCCTTGCCGTAACCGCCTTGCAGGTACAGCTTCACTTCGTTGGTGATGGTCTTGTAGCGTTCGCCGGCCAGTACGTTGAAGAACGCCTGGGTACCGACGATCTGCGAGGTCGGGGTCACCAGAGGTGGGAAGCCAAGGTCTTCTCGCACCCGCGGGATCTCGGCCAGCACCTCGTTCATGCGGTTGAGCGCGCCCTGTTCCTTGAGCTGGTTGGCAAGGTTGGAAATCATCCCGCCTGGCACCTGGTTGACCTGTACGCGGGTGTCCACCGCAGTGAACTCGCTTTCGAACTGGTGGTACTTTTTGCGCACGGCATAGAAGTACAGGCCGATTTCCTGCAGCAGTTCCAGGTCCAGACCGGTGTCGAACTCGCTGCCCTTGAGCGCGGCTACCATCGACTCGGTACCCGGGTGGCTGGTCCCCCAGGCAAAGCTGGAGATGGCGGTGTCGATATGGTCAGCACCGTTTTCCACAGCCTTGAGCTGGCACATGGCGGCCAGGCCGGCAGTATCGTGGGAATGGATGAACACAGGCAGCGACTGCTCGGCCTTCAGCGCCTTGACCAACTCGCCGGTGGCATACGGGGTCAAAAGGCCAGCCATGTCCTTGATCGCCACCGAGTCGCAACCCATGGCTTCCATCTGCTTAGCCTGGTTCACGAAGGCTTCGATGGTGTGCACCGGGCTGGTGGTGTAAGCGATGGTACCTTGGGCGTGCTTACCGGCAGCCTTCACCGCCTCGATGGCCACGCGCAGGTTACGCACATCGTTCATTGCGTCGAAGATACGGAACACGTCGATGCCATTGACCGCCGCCTTGGCCACGAACGCCTTGACCACGTCATCGCTGTAGTGGCGGTAGCCCAGCAGGTTCTGCCCGCGCAGAAGCATCTGCAGGCGGGTGTTGGGCAGCGCATTGCGCAGTTTACGCAGGCGCTCCCACGGGTCTTCCTTGAGGAAGCGCACGCAGGCATCGAAAGTGGCGCCGCCCCAGACTTCCAGCGACCAGTAGCCGACCTTGTCGAGCTTGTCGCAGATCGGCAGCATGTCTTCGGTACGCATGCGGGTAGCCAGCAGGGACTGGTGGGCGTCACGCAGGATTGTGTCGGTAACAAAG from Pseudomonas putida includes the following:
- the oadA gene encoding sodium-extruding oxaloacetate decarboxylase subunit alpha; its protein translation is MSKKIFVTDTILRDAHQSLLATRMRTEDMLPICDKLDKVGYWSLEVWGGATFDACVRFLKEDPWERLRKLRNALPNTRLQMLLRGQNLLGYRHYSDDVVKAFVAKAAVNGIDVFRIFDAMNDVRNLRVAIEAVKAAGKHAQGTIAYTTSPVHTIEAFVNQAKQMEAMGCDSVAIKDMAGLLTPYATGELVKALKAEQSLPVFIHSHDTAGLAAMCQLKAVENGADHIDTAISSFAWGTSHPGTESMVAALKGSEFDTGLDLELLQEIGLYFYAVRKKYHQFESEFTAVDTRVQVNQVPGGMISNLANQLKEQGALNRMNEVLAEIPRVREDLGFPPLVTPTSQIVGTQAFFNVLAGERYKTITNEVKLYLQGGYGKAPGVVNEQLRRQAIGSEDVIDVRPADLLKPEMTKLRADIGALAHSEEDVLTFAMFPDIGRKFLEEREAGTLTPEALLPIPEAGAVAAPGGEGVPTEFVIDVHGETYRVDITGVGVKAEGKRHFYLSIDGMPEEVVFEPLNEFVGGGSSKRKQASAPGHVSTTMPGNIVDVLVKEGDTVKAGQAVLITEAMKMETEVQAAIAGKVVAIHVAKGDRVTPGEILIEIEG